The following nucleotide sequence is from Catonella massiliensis.
TCACCTGTATCACATAAGCTTACCGAAACTCTTAAAATCTGTGCTCCAAGCTTGTCTGCAACCTGTTTTAGAGAGGAGGAAAACTGCCTAAGTTCACTCTCCTCAAATCCTCCCTTAAAGACTATTTCAGCCCTTATCTCCTCGAGGCTGCCTCCTGCACACATAAGTCTCCTTAAGATGTCATTAAGGTCTTCCTCCCTTAGAATCGGATTCCCCTTAAATGTCAGGGTACAAGAGGCTTCTGCAAAGTAACCTTCATCTTTCTTTCCCCCGGATATAGAGACAGAGTAGGCATCCTTTTGGAACAAATGCCTACTCTCCTCCTTTAAGTATAACTGCTTAAGTACACTTCTTTCGTAAATGTAATCAGGAAGTTCTATCATCCTTCGATTCCTTCTTCCGAATCACCACCGTCACTAGGTGCCGGCTTTTTCGGACTGGTATTTTTGTCTTTGTTTTCGTTATTCTCGGAAGATTTATTTTCTTTTTCCTCTTCCTTCTTCTTTTCTTCTTCCTCTTTCTTTTTCTTCTCTTCCTCAGCTTTCTTCTTGGCAGCTTCTATCTCATACTCGTGAGGCCTGTAAGAGCTGGTATTAACAAGCACCTTGTCAACAAGCACTCCGTCCTTGTAGATATATTTATAAAGCTGTGCCCTGCTTCCATTTTCTCTTGAAAGCACTACTGAGGCGAGTTCGACCTTTCTATGTGCCACATCTCTGGTCTCATGTCCGTATACGTTGAAGGTAATCATTCCGCCATTTGCCATTCCCTCTATATATATCGGATATTCTGTCGTATTCTTGAATTTTAAATCTTTCCAGGTTCCTGCAATGGCTGCATCCCTTGCCAAGTCCACATAATCAACACTCATAGAATGATTTTGTCTCTGGACTACTCCAAGCTCTGAGAACAGAACTGCATTGTAAAGCGTTGATGATACCTGACAGATACCGCCTCCCATATCTGGAACTATTTTGCCTTCTACATAGGCTGTACCCATACCGTAGCCATTCTGAAGCGTGTATGGCGCCATCTTGGCATTAGCAGAAAGTGTTTCACCCGGCATAAGAACTGAGCCGTTTATCAGCCTGCAGCCGTTTGCTACGTTCTGTCCTCTTCCGCCTGCAGGATTGAATCTGGTAGTGTAAGTACCAAGCAAATCGGTCACCATGCTTAGTTCTTCTCTGCCATACTTAGGCTTCTTGGTATCAAGTGTGAACTCAGCCTTCTTAGTGTTGTCAATCCCTTCCGGAAGCGACTCTATATAAGCTTTTACATCTTTTTTTGCTATGGATGCTGCTTCCTTTGTATTGAGGCTTCTGCCGTTTTTACCGCCTCCTACTACAAAATGTCCATTTGTTCTTGTAAGAGTAGCATTTTCGGGTGCTATGTTATATTTTTTAGCAACAGACTTCACAAAACTGTCTATTTTCTTAGAATCATAGCTAAACTCAAGGTTGTACTCAGGCTTATTCTCCTTTGCTTCCTTGATTTCCTTGTATCTTTCTATGATGTTGCCTTCTTCGCCAATCTTAGATATCTCTTCAACTATGTTA
It contains:
- a CDS encoding VanW family protein, which codes for MKRKSKSKNKSRRNSRKKLIISIYGILAVLVITTAGLVVTVSALGSKKEGIICEGIRVNGIDVGGKTEEQAEKIIADYAAKVQSKELVVSVTENGEVQGTESVSLKNLGVKAKSHNIVEEISKIGEEGNIIERYKEIKEAKENKPEYNLEFSYDSKKIDSFVKSVAKKYNIAPENATLTRTNGHFVVGGGKNGRSLNTKEAASIAKKDVKAYIESLPEGIDNTKKAEFTLDTKKPKYGREELSMVTDLLGTYTTRFNPAGGRGQNVANGCRLINGSVLMPGETLSANAKMAPYTLQNGYGMGTAYVEGKIVPDMGGGICQVSSTLYNAVLFSELGVVQRQNHSMSVDYVDLARDAAIAGTWKDLKFKNTTEYPIYIEGMANGGMITFNVYGHETRDVAHRKVELASVVLSRENGSRAQLYKYIYKDGVLVDKVLVNTSSYRPHEYEIEAAKKKAEEEKKKKEEEEKKKEEEKENKSSENNENKDKNTSPKKPAPSDGGDSEEGIEG